A part of Roseitalea porphyridii genomic DNA contains:
- a CDS encoding cold-shock protein yields the protein MATGTVKWFNTTKGFGFIEPEAGGKDVFVHISAVQRSGMHGLDEGQKVNYEVVEDQRSGKSSAENLSAA from the coding sequence ATGGCAACAGGTACCGTCAAGTGGTTCAACACCACCAAGGGTTTTGGCTTCATCGAACCGGAAGCCGGCGGCAAGGACGTCTTCGTGCACATCTCGGCCGTTCAGCGCTCGGGCATGCACGGTCTCGATGAAGGCCAGAAGGTCAACTACGAGGTCGTCGAAGACCAGCGTTCGGGCAAGAGCTCGGCCGAGAATCTGTCGGCGGCCTGA